In one window of Ovis aries strain OAR_USU_Benz2616 breed Rambouillet chromosome 5, ARS-UI_Ramb_v3.0, whole genome shotgun sequence DNA:
- the ZCCHC10 gene encoding zinc finger CCHC domain-containing protein 10 isoform X1 — MATPMHRLIARRQAEANKQHVRCQKCLEFGHWTYECTGKRKYLHRPSRTAELKKALKEKENRLLLQQSIGEANVERKTKKKRSKSVTSSSSNSSDSSASDSSSESEETSTSSSSEDSDSDESSSSSSSSASSTSSSSSSDSDSDSSSSSSSSTSTDSSSDDEPPKKKKKK; from the exons ATGGCGACTCCCATGCATCGTCTCATAGCCCGGAGACAAGC TGAAGCAAATAAGCAACATGTAAGATGTCAGAAATGCTTGGAATTTGGACATTGGACTTATGAATgcacaggaaaaagaaagtacCTACATAGGCCTTCAAGAACAGCAGAACTAAAgaaagctttaaaagaaaaagaaaacagattattATTACAACAAAG CATTGGAGAAGCTAATGTAGAAAGAAAGACCAAGAAGAAAAG GTCTAAGAGCGTAACCAGTTCCAGTAGCAATAGCAGCGACAGTTCAGCCAGTGATTCATCATCAGAGAGTGAAGAGACATCTACCTCATCTTCCTCAGAGGACAGTGACTCTGATGAAAGCTCCTCCAGTTCATCATCTTCTGCCTCCTCCACAAGCTCCTCCTCATCCTCTGATTCAGACTCAGATTCCAGCTCTTCCAGTAGTAGCAGCACCAGCACAGATAGTAGTTCTGACGATGAACcaccaaagaagaagaaaaaaaaatag
- the ZCCHC10 gene encoding zinc finger CCHC domain-containing protein 10 isoform X2 translates to MATPMHRLIARRQAEANKQHVRCQKCLEFGHWTYECTGKRKYLHRPSRTAELKKALKEKENRLLLQQRSKSVTSSSSNSSDSSASDSSSESEETSTSSSSEDSDSDESSSSSSSSASSTSSSSSSDSDSDSSSSSSSSTSTDSSSDDEPPKKKKKK, encoded by the exons ATGGCGACTCCCATGCATCGTCTCATAGCCCGGAGACAAGC TGAAGCAAATAAGCAACATGTAAGATGTCAGAAATGCTTGGAATTTGGACATTGGACTTATGAATgcacaggaaaaagaaagtacCTACATAGGCCTTCAAGAACAGCAGAACTAAAgaaagctttaaaagaaaaagaaaacagattattATTACAACAAAG GTCTAAGAGCGTAACCAGTTCCAGTAGCAATAGCAGCGACAGTTCAGCCAGTGATTCATCATCAGAGAGTGAAGAGACATCTACCTCATCTTCCTCAGAGGACAGTGACTCTGATGAAAGCTCCTCCAGTTCATCATCTTCTGCCTCCTCCACAAGCTCCTCCTCATCCTCTGATTCAGACTCAGATTCCAGCTCTTCCAGTAGTAGCAGCACCAGCACAGATAGTAGTTCTGACGATGAACcaccaaagaagaagaaaaaaaaatag